One Acaryochloris thomasi RCC1774 genomic window, AGCTTATCGACGTAGATTCGGTAGCCTGAATCTGAGGGGACGCGCCCTGCTGAGATATGAGGTTGATAGAGCAGCCCCACTTTTTCTAACATGCCCATGACGTTGCGAATGGTGGCGGGGCTGAGTGAGTGCCGCTGGGCCAATGCTTTGGATCCGACGGGTTCAGCTGTCACAATGTAGTGATTGACGGTGGCTCGCAAAATTTGCTGCTGTCGTTTAGTGAGCTGAACAGTCATGTAAACCGGTCCTAATCGCGAAATTAAAAAGTTGAATCGGCAAAATTTAATACCGGGGCAGGGTGGGGTCCACTTTACGGGTATAGGCATCAATCCCGCCCGCCACGTTTTTGACGTCGGTGAACCCTTGGCGCATAAGCCACTGACACATTTGGGCTGAACGCAGACCATGATGGCAGAGCACCATTGTTTCTTGGTGCGGATCAAATCGGAGAGGAATCTGATCGGACCACTCAGCAAACTCGCTCAGCGGTAGGTTCTCAAAGCCAGGAAGAGATGCGATCGCAACCTCCTGCGCCTCACGAACATCAATGAACTGTAGCCCCTGAAGTCCTGACTTCAGTTGAGCCTCTAGAGTTTCAACGGCAATTTCAGGAACCTCAGAAAAGTATGAATGAGACATTTTTCACAGGGATGATTAAAATAGCGCGAAAATGATATTAATCTTAAGATCTCAGGAAGTTATGACTTATTCTGTCATAGGTGCTGCGGAACGTCAGGCTAATTCATGTTGACAGACTATATTCAGGCCGCCATGCAGCGAGCGACCTATCGACTCTCCCAAGATGAGCACTTGATTTACGGTGAAATTCCGGGTTTTGAGCGGGTGACGGCACACGCAGAAACCATGGAAGCCTGCCGCAGTGAGCTAGTTGAAGCCTTAGAAGAGTGGATTTTCTTCCATATTTCTCGTCAACTTCCGGTGCCGGTGGTTGATGGTATCGAGCTACCCGTAAAGGAAATCCTTTAGGGCAACCATTGACCGAACAAGCTCTTAGGGAGACGGTTATCGGTCCTATAGAGGGATATCCCTACTGCCGTATTCAAGCAATTTCCCGACTCTGGAATATAATAGTGAGAGAACACGGGGCTGTAACGGTTTCGACGTCTTAGTGAACGTAGCTTCATGATTCAGGCCGAGAGTGAGTTATCTCTCGTAAATCAATGGCTCAAACATCGTACATGCGAACAACATCGTACCTTTCGCTCGCCAGCGTACAGCAGTAGCTGCCGCCTAGAAAAAACCAACTCTTTGGTTCGAGCATTCATAGATTGACTCCGTTAATTTCTATGGATAACCCCCAACGGATGCGCGATCTGAGGGTCTCTGGTCCCGACGTAAGCAAAGAACTTTACTAGAGCATCCCTCGCCTGGGATAAGAGGCGATTCCCGCTTCGAGGGTTAGAGAAGCTAAGCCTGTGAATGAATGGAGAGCTAATAATTAGGGCGGACACGGGTTCGACTCCCGTCAGCTCCATTTTTAACTCATCTGACACTATTCCGTTTCTTCTCTGCTACCGGGAAGAAGCGGTTGTGGCTTTTCCTTTGAATTTAGCGTACCAACGGCTCCTGCGACGCTGCCAGCCCCGACAATGCCTTGCGTAACGGCTTGCCCTGCAGCCATGCCACCGCCACCCGTAGCGAGACTTCCTCCGCCTAACGCCGCAAGACCACTTGATGTTGCTGCAGCGCCAGCAGTTCCAGAAGCTGCGGAAAGCGCAACGGCTGCTTCGGCAACCCCAATTTCAGCAACGGCTCCCACGGCAGCGGATCCGACGACCGTTCCTACTTTCTTTGCTGTAGCAATAGTCGCTTGATCTGCTCCTATCGCTGTAGCACCTAAAGCGGTCAATTCGCCTCCAGCTTTACCAGCATATTCGGTTGCCCTATCAGCAACGAAACCAGCTCCTTTGCCAGTTTCTGTCAAAGCGATCTTTGCGACCTCACCAGTTGTTCTAAGTACACTACCGATAGCTTCTACATTACGGTTCCCTGAAGACTCCGCAATCGCTCCGAGACCATGAAGACCTAGCTTTGCTGCAGTACCGGCTGCGCTCCCGGTATGTCTGATAATGCCACCTAAGCTGAGATTCTTCGCAATCCATTTACCTGCTGCCATGCGTTTTGCCAGTCCAATCCAAGAGTTCTCTTCTAAATGTGTGCTTCACTCAACAACTAGATGACCAAAATTCAGTTGAGAATAACAGGACACAACTATAAGAGTGCCCAAGTATAGGGAAGTGTTTCCCAAGCTTGCTCTCAGGATCAAAACTCTCGGAATGAGAAGAGCCAGGTTGCGATCGCAAGCAGCAAAACCACATACACCGCCCCATACCCAGCATTAGCCGCGAGCACCCCCGGTTCCGGCAGCAGCCCATAAACCGCCTGACTTTTCAGATCGAGCCGCGATAGGTCCGGGAAAATATAGTAGATGCCCTTGGCAATATTTTTGACGCTATCTGCCTCAAT contains:
- a CDS encoding rhodanese-like domain-containing protein, whose product is MSHSYFSEVPEIAVETLEAQLKSGLQGLQFIDVREAQEVAIASLPGFENLPLSEFAEWSDQIPLRFDPHQETMVLCHHGLRSAQMCQWLMRQGFTDVKNVAGGIDAYTRKVDPTLPRY
- a CDS encoding type II toxin-antitoxin system HicB family antitoxin produces the protein MLTDYIQAAMQRATYRLSQDEHLIYGEIPGFERVTAHAETMEACRSELVEALEEWIFFHISRQLPVPVVDGIELPVKEIL